In one Bradyrhizobium cosmicum genomic region, the following are encoded:
- the fdhD gene encoding formate dehydrogenase accessory sulfurtransferase FdhD, which produces MHVPVQAIDREIWRDGVASEGTRLIPEETPLALTYNGGTYAVMMGTPQNLEDFAVGFSLDEGIIESVDDFKSLEVVRLDDGIELRMWLYEEKAARISERRRHIAGPTGCGICGIDSIAEAVRPAAVVPLGQTFTPQQVMAAMQTIAPLQSINIQTRAVHAAAFWSPSNGIVALREDVGRHNALDKLAGALERSRTEASGGLVLLTSRVSVEMVQKTAAIGVPVLVAVSAPTALAVRTAEAAGITLIAIARSDGFEVFTHQGRVAARRAQEIIDVVA; this is translated from the coding sequence ATGCACGTGCCGGTCCAGGCCATCGACCGCGAAATCTGGCGCGACGGTGTCGCGTCGGAAGGAACGCGGCTGATCCCGGAGGAGACGCCGCTGGCGCTGACCTACAACGGCGGCACCTATGCCGTCATGATGGGCACGCCGCAGAACCTCGAAGACTTCGCCGTCGGCTTCAGCCTCGACGAGGGCATCATCGAATCGGTCGACGACTTCAAATCGCTCGAAGTGGTTCGCCTCGACGACGGCATCGAGCTGCGCATGTGGCTCTACGAAGAAAAAGCCGCGCGCATCAGCGAGCGCCGACGGCACATTGCCGGCCCGACCGGTTGCGGCATTTGCGGCATCGACTCCATCGCGGAGGCCGTGCGGCCTGCGGCCGTGGTGCCGCTGGGACAGACTTTCACGCCGCAGCAGGTCATGGCGGCGATGCAGACCATCGCTCCCCTGCAATCGATCAACATACAGACCCGCGCGGTCCACGCCGCGGCCTTCTGGTCGCCGTCGAACGGCATCGTCGCCCTGCGCGAGGATGTCGGCCGCCACAACGCGCTCGACAAGCTCGCCGGCGCGCTGGAGCGCAGTCGGACGGAGGCGAGCGGCGGCCTGGTGCTGCTGACGAGCCGCGTCTCGGTCGAGATGGTGCAGAAGACGGCCGCCATTGGCGTGCCCGTGCTGGTCGCAGTCTCCGCACCCACCGCGCTCGCCGTACGCACCGCGGAAGCCGCCGGCATCACGCTGATTGCGATTGCCCGCAGCGACGGGTTCGAAGTGTTCACGCACCAGGGCCGCGTCGCGGCTCGTCGTGCTCAGGAGATCATCGATGTCGTCGCCTGA
- a CDS encoding formate dehydrogenase subunit delta, giving the protein MSSPDRLVYMANQIGTFFRSQGHDKAVPGIAEHIKKFWDPRMKRAIFAHLDAGGAGLEPNVRDALTSLKRTASLPGAR; this is encoded by the coding sequence ATGTCGTCGCCTGACCGCCTCGTCTACATGGCCAACCAGATCGGCACGTTCTTCCGCAGCCAGGGTCACGACAAGGCCGTGCCGGGGATCGCCGAGCACATCAAGAAATTCTGGGACCCCCGGATGAAGCGCGCGATCTTCGCGCATCTCGACGCGGGCGGCGCGGGCCTGGAGCCGAACGTGCGCGATGCCCTCACGTCGCTGAAACGGACTGCTTCCCT